In Ptiloglossa arizonensis isolate GNS036 chromosome 6, iyPtiAriz1_principal, whole genome shotgun sequence, the DNA window TGTTAGtatgaaaaacaaacatattgcTATTGTAATGGATGCCCTTGTACAAATGCTTCAAGAAGATGATTGTGTTTTGCAAGCATTACATTTACCAGATTCTCGATTAAAGTCTGATCTCTACAATCTTATTAATGCTCTTGGTAGTAATACATGTCTTCATACTATAGATATTAGTGGTAATCAGATTGGAGATCCCGGTGCAAGATTATTAGCAAAAGCCCTACAAATTAACAACCATTTGAGGACCATTAtttatgataaaaataatattactcttCAAGGTTATGCAGACATTGTTCATGCATTAGAaaagtgtgtttattttttatatttataatgtatATTAATGATTTTTTTCTAATGTATAACATTCTATCACAGAAATTGTAGTGTGAGACATATGCCATTTCCAATTTATGATCTACAACCTTGTATGAAAACTTCTGCTGAGAAAACAGAACAGTTAGCCAAAAAAATACAAGATttgttacaaagaaatgttacaCCTTGCAAATATAGTCATGGACAGGCCTTTAGACTGCAACAAGGTTTTTTATTAAGCTCtacacaacaaatggttgataggCTTGTTGTACAAACTCAAGACACTATTAAAGCTATTGCCGCAGAAAGCTGTGATGCTAACAATGATATTAATTATGCAACTGGACTTATACAAGATGCAGATAATTCAAAGCAGGTATAAGTAAATGAATATGAACAAACTCAGGATGTAActttatgaaaattatattttcagctTCTACCGAGATTGCATGAAGTTCTTCAACGGCGAGATGAAAATAATCcaatcgaattaaaattacatGATATGGCAAATGAACTTCATAAAGTTGTAACTGTATATTTAcaggtatacgttttacatatttTGTATACATAATTGGTACTATTTCTTAaaacataataataaatttaaaatgtttTCACTTGAATATAGGACTCATTAGATGCCATGGTAAAATGTGCAAATGAGCAGTGTCCTACTATACTTTCACAAACAGTAGTTAGGGGTGATGAAAGCGAATCAATTGCTGTTGAAGATGATCTACGTAACAGTtgcaaagaaaaaaatcaaatcAGTAGTGAATTCATACACACTACTATTACAGAACAAGCTGGAGCAGACATAGTTAATAGAGTCAAGTATGGATCAAAATTACTTAcaaagaataaaattgtttttaaaataaattattattttaatatttttttaaacaattactaTTGAGTTTTactatttaaaattacaaatattattattcactaAAGAAATCTACTTATTtgcattatttatatatttttatattaataattttaattctgtTTGTAGTGAATTAAATTTAGCTGTTGCTGCACATGTATCTGACAGAATAACAGATGAAGTAATTGAATCATTATCAAGGAGTTATAAGAATTTGGTGTGTATAATGTGTAGTAAAATACccttttaaattatataaaagtTTTCTAATTTGTATACCAATATTCTTAGATTGGTGACTGCGATAGTAAAACAAGAAGTAGCACACCAGATGTACTACGGCCTAGTGCTGGTTCAATGAGCAGTGGAAGTGTTATAGGTGTTACAAGTACAGTAGGTGTATCTACAACATTACCCATTGGGAGAACTAGCCTTGCTTCAGAAGAAGACTGTCCACCAGAAACTTATTCACTAGTAAATTCTATTGGTCAGTGTTCTAGTGATCAGTCTCCAATGgtaagtaaatataattttgttatgTAAAAATTTGAGCCTTATGTTAGAATAATAGTTACTACAGTAACTATGATATCATGTTTTCATGTCTATCTAGAAATTGGATTACTTAAATCTTGTAagtacaattaaataaatatagtcACACTTAAGAACAaagtttatttattgttttagTTTTTCATAACTTCATAATATATTGCATATATTGCATAtgttgtatatattatatgtataataacACATGTTTATAATATAGTaactaaatatatattatttttgtacttAGGCCACCCCACATTTGTCAAATAAACGTAAAAATTTACATGGAAGAAAATTACGACCTAAATCTGTAGTTGATTCTGTTGAAGGACTTTCTGCTGATGACATTCCTGATCTATTACCATCACTGCCAAAAAGTCAAGCGGaaggttaatattttttaatatacggATTTGATACATTTATAACATTTTAATTAATGAAGGAGTTTTTTAGCTATTTCAGAAACGGAGCATTCTTTAACGGAATCATTAGATTCTGTTTCTGAATTACCTAATACTGTGGGTCAACAATTACAACATTTAGTAAAATCTAGACCTCGCAGAACAAAGACCAGAGCACCTACAAGACCAATGTTGAGACCTGATCAACCAGTGGATGGTTTAGCTCTTGGAGAAGGCCTTGATGTATTTTTTCGACCAACTACGCCAACAACTCCTCTTATATCTCCAACAAGTGATGATAGGtattgcatttaaaaatataacttgTAATTTTTGAGTATAAATTATGTACattaattcatatttttttttttattaaactgCAGCTCCTTACATACTTTTCCAATTGATGGTAGCTCAAATTTATCTCTTACAAGTCACAAAAGTATTCCACCAGACACGGATAAGAAACCTGGTTGCAATTCCCCAATGTTAAAAACACTTCTTGAACCTACACCACGATCACGATCCAGtgataatttggaaaaattttctcctctcATCGGTAGGAGATCTCAAGGTGATTCACCATTAACTGCATCTCCATTAGCTCGACGGAATACAACTGATAATGCTCAAACTCATGAAAGAATTGTTGCAAAATCTGGTAGTAATAAAGATACAAGTAGTAATAGTATTGTCAGTACTTCTGCTGACACTTCTAAACGTAGCACATTACCAATTACTGGATCTGGTACAAATTTACGTAGTTTGCGGGATTCAGATGAAAATGTTAAAATGTTACAACTAACAACTGCTGCAAATTCTTTAGATAGGGATGTATCTCTTGCAACGTCTGTTCCTAAAGATTACGAAAGCAGAAAAAGTTTAACGAAAAAATCTACAATGGAAGTGGATAAATCTGCAAGTCAGCCTCTGCCTTCTCTTAAACTGAGGTCGACAGGTTTTGATCTTCGAAGTCCaacaaataataatagtagtacaaAGAATAATTCGGAAGCATCAAAATCTCCAGTATTAAAACCTTTAACCAAAGGAAATAGTTCTACTAATGATGGAAAAAGTAATGGTGTTCTTTCAAAAACTAAACTAACTCCACCTGCAACAGCTCCAAAACCAAGACCTTGGAGTATGGCCACTGATAGAAAATCTGGTAAGTTTAGAAGATTTAAAAACAgtaattttactatttattGAAAAGTTTTTGATTGCATATAAGCAACATTATTAAGTGTATAAGGATTGGCTGTATCTGtggatttgaaataaaaagatgCACAAATAGAAAATTCTATGATCAATAATGAATAAGGAATTGTTTATATATTACGTTTCAATGTATACCTGATTATTGCAGCTTCAATATACAACatttaatttaatgttataggtgaatttaatttattaagcgATGGTTCTAGTCCAAATACTTCAGCAGGGAATACACCTGATTCTGGTGATGCTCTCGATGAATCAACAGATAGTGGTGTGAGTGGTCCGGCTTCATTACCACCAACGTTATCAACGAGTAGTACTGCTAGTTCTTTAAGCAATACAAGTGTAGAAAAAAGATCAGTCAGAGAATTAGCAGCTAgtttaaacaagagtaaaacagaaaggaaagaaaatggtaagaaaaaaatatctttatctTTTTGCATGCTAAATGTATATAGTAACCTGGTACACACTAATAGATTCACGCATCACTTTCAATAAAGTATAATTCCTTTTTACTTTCAAGTACATTGCAAGTTCGCATGTTGAATCCGTAAATTAAGAAGCCTTGCTGTACATATTATTTTAGAACATACCGCACCTGCAGCATGGAGGTCGGTGCTTCAACGTTCTATCAATCAACCAGATGCCAAGGTATTTTATGCAATGttcctttttgtttttctttcttttttgtttttaataaattaataaagtcGAAAAGATTGCAACATATAAAATTCTGTACCAGGGACAATTTATAAAagcttaaaaaattttttttgcgcTTGAAATCTATTAACATAAGTTCATCATTTTGTTTGTTCATGTAATCTTCCTATTGTTAACATAATacagaaagaaatttttgaaagattaATAATTCATGAAATGTCATCTATCGGTTTAAAACATAATCATTATATGTTATTCCTTACATTTTCAGGTAACGAAAGTGCTGAGAACGGTTGAAGAGAATCATACAAGTTATAAATTTCGACGTACTTCATTTTTACGTGATTCAAATTTTAACTATAATAATGATGTAGTTGACGTTTGACCGAGACTTAAAACAGTAGTAATTTGAAAGTCAATGTTAACGATTGGTTACTAATCAAGACAAttgttattacaatattttatactgggcacaaaaatatataaagcgATACGTTTGTACTTGTGCCATATGAAATCAAGTATGGGGCAAGTGCTAACGATATTAGAGACAGGGTATTGAGTGTCTCTATAGAAAATACTAATCTATCATTAAGGTGGCATTAAAAATCTTATTATACTTTTTCATAAAGCTGTACTTCTAATGCAGCTTGTCATAATTTAGTAGTAAGTATTTGTATTTAATGTActaaaattgtttattatttttattacattaagTTACAAACTCACACTTCCAGAGAGAATTTTATGCTTCTACATTCCTTCAGATTTTTAAAGAAAGGTCTGATTGATGTTTGCGATGATATTATTTCAACGATAAATCGCGTTATGTTTGttttaacatttaaatatttatatattgatTGTCTGTACATTTAATGTAGTAGATTGTCTAAAATAGACCATAAAttacataattattttaaatatatgaccGCTGTTCTGTTAAATAAAAAGATCAGCATAACTTATACGTATTACAATAaaaaaagttttattaaaattatttaattgaacTTGGAATGTCttccgaaattaattttttttaagtttgtaATACCTATTCTGATGTATTCTCTAAAAAACCATTTGCAAGAGACCTGTGATTATAAAAAATGCAAACATTTATTTAAGCCATATTAATTAttgtacgtaattctttatactttatttcttacaatttttattaaagtatgttgtattttttaaaaatgatttctggaataataaaatttaccatTGGAattgaaaaatgcacaaaccaaaCTCTAAGAATCATTAAATTTATACAGTGTGCCATAAAATGTTATTACatgaattaataaatatctttgtTTTCCATACAATAGGAACAAatcttaataaaattttatagggCAAGTATAACAATGTCACTGATCTATATGAACACATTTAGTGAtaaaatgcatacaatttttacaatacaCGCACGATAGTGTTAATGTTGAACCAGAAAACTTTCAAATGAGATAATTAGGAAGAAGCTGTTATTGGCTATTATTATATTCAGAAATTTTTTTGCAACATTTGTAAGttatatttactattttataCCTTGTTAAAGATAtatgataattgaaaataatttattaaggtTTTTCTGATATGTGTGTCCTCCTTTAAAGGAAGCAACTTTTTTACCAACAGTTTTTTTGTATCATGTAAGAATGTATTTCTGAATATAAATGTAACACAATCCAACTTATATAAGCATATTGAAAACTAGTTTTTTGATAGCAAAGAACCtatgtacatatacatgtataaaaGTTACATATAGCTAAATTAGTGACGATTACAATTACAGTTCTTAGAGCTAAATAAGTATTTAAacatcgatttaattttcaatttgtacttATAACCATAAAGAACAGAGTATACATATGTCCATTTACATACAGGTATTTAGAAACATGTGTTCGATAACGACATTATATATCAAagcgaacattttttttcttaatataaTTCAAGAATgtagagaaaaatataattgctGTACTAATCTACTAGATCTGAGTTATGTCTAACACGTTAATCTTTATATCTAAACTCATGAATGTCACATACATTGAACATAAGATCTAGTGATTAACTGTTCAAATACATCTTTCCTTACACAACTAATCATACTAAACCAATAAATCAACGTAAATTAAAGTGATAAAGGTTACATTAAACCATATGCTCTATTGAatcaatttaagaaattttcataTAATGCAAATGAATCAGTATCACAGAAACTAGTTAATCATGAAGTTACTTAATGATGGTATGATTAGAATAATGgttacaaatatataatttaattattccaaTGGTAAAATAGTACTTGTAAACATGTATGGACTTGTACATTGACATAAGTGCATACAGTTTAATGATCTGCATACATGTTATGTTGCAGGTGATTTTTTGAAGTATAGAGATGCAAGCATGaagttatatatgtataatgtaaaaaacaaaatttatcctATTGTGCCAAAAATGTAATCGTTTTGTATATTCATAAAAATTCATTATATTTCCATCTAAggcatttatataaattttgggTTACATAACAATGAACATATATGCAGAGATATAGTGAACTTAAAAATAAAGTTCtcttatattatacatatatattacaatattattattttatgtaatACTTCAATACTAATTATGACTCTGTACACTAAAAAGGATCACCTGTAATAGACAATATTttagtatgtacatatattgaaTGTGTCTGCAGTATGTATGTACTAATGAGTGtatgatataatatttatatatattctttcttCAATACATTCCTGTATTTAcacttatatatacatatgttgtACAATTAGGCATATCTCAAAATCTGCTATTAATTTTGCTATGTGTATATCACTATCTGCATAGTATGTTACTTAATATGAAAGAACACAAACTGGTATCAGTATTTGTAGCAGATTTTAATATATGGCTTTTTCACTATGCAATATAATTCACTAGTAAATAAAGACTCCTATTACATATATGATACTGATAATTCTTTCTAATATGTATATTGACAACCTTAcatgtttaaataatttttatagttcaattttgaaaaaaataattatgtactataatttattttattctacattttattttattaatgttttaaCAAGTTTCATATATTAAGAGTTGCAAATAATATAAACAACTAATTTTATTGttatgtaatttttttaagATGAAAATACACTTAAGGAAAACGAGACTTGTGTACTTACTGTATATATTGATGATATTACTTTTTGTTATAATATGTAATGAACAACCATATACAATATATTAATGgctatgaaaaattgaaaagaaaaattcaaagaaattcaTTAATGATACATAATATAGactatatacaaaaatataataaaattaatattttcaggaatatatttttaactataATAAATCTTTTTATAGAAAAAGTCTTTTAAACATTCGAAATAAAAGGATATTcaaatacgtatacgtaatgttcactaagtaaatataatatagtGCTATAAAACATTTCAAGCTTTAACGATTTAGTGCGCGTgcgtgaaaaattgtatggaaTCTGGCACATTTCTATAATTCAAGAGTTGGAAACAGGGTTGGGAAGTATGTAGTGAAAAATTAGGTAGAAGAGAATAAGGTGTGCATGTATCTTTTACCTAGGCAATGCTAATGAATTTTGTTGTACAATTCATGTTGTTAAGTTGAGGAGGCGTAGAAATGTCGCGTTCAAAATCTGAAAAGATCGGAAACGGTGGTAAATGtgaattaagcgtttggacacgTGCGATAACAGCGAACTCCGAATGGCCGGATAAAGTAAACATAACCCcactttaattaaatttctattaattttcatggttttatttgtaaataagttattttgttattattacagGAAGAATTCCTTGACGTTATATATTGGGCTAGACAAGCAATTGGAATTATAGTTGGTATAGGATGGGGTCTTATACCTTTAAAAGGTTTTATAGCTCTATTACTGTAAGTTTCAATTGCGATATCTCTAAGTGGATATATATTGACCAGTATATAATTCTAGAATTGTAATTACACATTTTAAACttatataaatttaatcataccagaaagttatattttatattttagattTGTATTAGTTAATGCAGGCATTACATACCTATACTTTAGCAACtttcaacaaattgacgaaGAGGAATTTGGTGGTGTTTGGGAATTAACTAAGGAAGGTTTCATGACTTCGTTTGCTGGTTTTTTGGTAACTTAaattgttttaatattattagaTTTTAACATTGAGTTTATTGTagattttacaataaaattattgtttatAGGTAACTTGGATCATTATATATACAGGACTACATTTTGACTGATCATTTTTATCATATTCCATTAGCGAGGactgataaaaaataaatgtatatgaTAATTTTCAGAGATCAAGTGTTTACATGTACATGAAAGTtatattataaacatttttgtggAAAACAATCAATTTTCATATAGATTATTTGCGCTTCAAATTTTCAGTTCATTTAATAAACACGAGATGTAATATTCATTTTGTGAAATGCTTACCTGCATAATTTGTTACATGTAGTTAAATATTGTTATACAAGAAATATTTATCCACTTAAAAGTTATTTATCTGTGCAGAACCTTATGTACTATATTTTAAAGATCAATTATTTGTCACTAAGAATAATTAGTTTTAATGTTATGGAGTACTTTAATGTCCTATATATACATCATTGCATTGGTAAAAAGTGAGTTGTTTTGagtaaatactgtaaaatactgcTCTAACAAGTGACATATCATATATGCCAAATcagattaatataaataaacatttaaaataaCCAAATTGTTCAATATTTGGTCAGGTTTAACATTTTgcttacaattattaaaatgtttCTGCGTAATATTTTTCCCTATTTAATTAATGAGATATTTAATGAGGAATGGTTATTAACTCTAACTGATGTCTTGAGAGATACACTACAgttatatagaaaataaaatttatgtatttctgTAAATTTATGTATATTCCATTTCAGTAATATGTGTTTATTTAATTGTTtatctaaataataaataatactattaaACATTGTACATTAAATGATTAACAGTTTTTTTAAAATTGCTACATATATAGGATAATTAGTATTTAAACGGAAATAacccaaaaagaagaaaaagtaatttatatTGGGTGTTAAAATAGTTAATAATGAATAACATAACACCGCTCAAGTTTTACACAGAAGATTTATTTACGTATATTTACATGTATaagttattaaaaatatgttaataaAACGTGTTTAATACAttcataaaaatattgaaatcatCCGATCATTAACCGTTTTCGCCCTCGTGCATGTACTTCCTTGTATTTAGAAACAACTTCTTTGCATTgatttttatttgtataatacTTCTGATAAGtgttaaatatttctgaaaacaGTAAAGGTATTTCCGAATGTGCGCTGAGTAATGATCGTTCGAGAACGTATAAGTCGACTGCTTTATCTTCTATGCTTGACTCTATACGAGCTAATCCAAAATCTATAATAACGAAGTTGTTTGCAGCTACAAAAAATGAGAAGACAAAACACCATCAACTATAAATGTAATATGAATTATAACAATCGATAAATAATGGCTGCGTACCGTCATATTTTTCAATGCTTAGTTCTTCGTTAACATTTTGTAAAAGTACATTCGAAGAAGTTAAATCTCCATGAATTATATTTTTGGAATGCAATTTAGCAATAAGTTTACCTAATTCTCGTGCTATAAATTTAGATAAATATTCAACATTTATGTTCTTTGAAATGTTTTTCTCTATAAAGTCTTTTAATACCACTGCATGCTCTATATATTCCATATAAATACATCGTCGTTCTAAATGTACGAAGTATATAGCTGGTGTTACTACCCCTTGAAAGGAAAATGGAAATAAGCATTTAAAGtcaaaaagaaataatactATTAATGTATTATTGTACCTGCGGCTTTAGCGCGAATCATAGCGCGGCATTCGGCTTTTATGCGATCTTTTGTAAGGCGAGTATCTAAATCTGTATgtctatatttctttttaaatcgctCTTTTATTAATGTCGGCTTTCCTAAATAAACACCCTTATATACACGAGCTTCGGCACCTTGAGCTATTAATTCGAACTCATGCATGATGTTTAGGATCTAAAATTTGTTTCCAAACATATAGATTTTGCAattacttacgataattttaattaatatatttgtatatatgtgTGCGATTCTTTATAGTAAGTCTTAATAATATGTCATATAAGGAAAGAGTaatttatgaataatttaatttggtttatgaaaaaagaaacagaatttgacgttcaaaaatatattaaaatataataacagAATATAAATGTCTTCTCCATTTCTATTACAATATATTTAGGCGTATACATACAGTTTTGAGTTAGAACTGATTTatcttataattttattttaatgtagTATTTTTGTAAGTCGCCAACtatgaaatattattatcatACAAAGGTCAACCTTTTCACAGAAGcttcaaaagaaaaatattcgtcaCGTTTAAAATGTTAGTCACAACTAGAGAAACAATGTACTACATTACGATTTGAAAATTACGCTATTAATACaacaatttcgttaaaaaaatatttaagtttTGTTGTTGATGCATCATCGACGCGTAAATAGGATGTTACCAGTTGTGAGAAAGGAAAGATGAAGTTGCTCGCGCTAGCAAGGGCAAGATGAGGGcgaaacgcgaatcgatcgttacCCGAGAGCGTCCTGCGCGCTAATCGCTATCCCAGCGCTAGTATTCGCCCGTACTTTGTTCTCATCGGATTGACAAGCTAATACTGTGTTTTCC includes these proteins:
- the LOC143148184 gene encoding GEL complex subunit OPTI; translated protein: MSRSKSEKIGNGGKCELSVWTRAITANSEWPDKEEFLDVIYWARQAIGIIVGIGWGLIPLKGFIALLLFVLVNAGITYLYFSNFQQIDEEEFGGVWELTKEGFMTSFAGFLVTWIIIYTGLHFD
- the Prpk gene encoding TP53 regulating kinase encodes the protein MHEFELIAQGAEARVYKGVYLGKPTLIKERFKKKYRHTDLDTRLTKDRIKAECRAMIRAKAAGVVTPAIYFVHLERRCIYMEYIEHAVVLKDFIEKNISKNINVEYLSKFIARELGKLIAKLHSKNIIHGDLTSSNVLLQNVNEELSIEKYDAANNFVIIDFGLARIESSIEDKAVDLYVLERSLLSAHSEIPLLFSEIFNTYQKYYTNKNQCKEVVSKYKEVHARGRKRLMIG